From the Microbispora sp. ZYX-F-249 genome, the window CGCGGCCGAGTATCTGCTCGCCGCGTGCCGGCACCAGGCCGCCGCCGCGCCGCCCCAGTAACGCGCGTACGAGCCGTCGCTGCTCCCGCACGTGCTCGAACGTCGGCAGGCTGAAGGCGAAGAGCTCCCCCGGAGCAGCGGAGGTCTCCGGGCGCAGGAAGGCGAGCTGCTCGATGTTGCTGACCAGGACGTCCTGCTTGTCGTGGAAGTGCGCGTAGAACGTCGACCTTCCGACGTCCGCCCGCTCGATGACGTCGGTCACGGTGACCGCGTCGTAGCCCTTCTCCAGGATCAGCGCCACGAGCGCCTCCCGGATGGCCCGCCTGGTGCGCCGCACCCGCCTGTCGTCGGACATTTCGCGGCTCCTGTTCGGTTCCGCACACCGCGGATCGTCTGATCGTTGACGGGGGCACCATAGCGAACGGAGCATTCATTACCGAACAGACAGTTCGGCAATGGAGGGGAACACCATGGGCTTGGGCAGGCTGCTGCACGATCACGCCGAGCACGCGGAGGCGGGCGGCACGATCGACCACCCGCGCGCGTACGAGATCTTCACGTCGATCGGCTTCGGGGGAGGCCGCC encodes:
- a CDS encoding TetR/AcrR family transcriptional regulator — encoded protein: MSDDRRVRRTRRAIREALVALILEKGYDAVTVTDVIERADVGRSTFYAHFHDKQDVLVSNIEQLAFLRPETSAAPGELFAFSLPTFEHVREQRRLVRALLGRRGGGLVPARGEQILGRVVRDELLAAGARPSPALDRLVICVVGAFLALLRAWVDGDISATPAELDATFRATVLPGVRPVLLQG